The following are from one region of the Pseudorasbora parva isolate DD20220531a chromosome 12, ASM2467924v1, whole genome shotgun sequence genome:
- the LOC137093761 gene encoding protein-glutamine gamma-glutamyltransferase 5-like, which translates to MDEYELRNVHLQKSQNQIRHKTDGLSSSSNLVLRRGQPFTILINNDGRPFDPLREKLVFKIVLGPLVVEVPVSVSGQPSASQWSAFLEKSPVDLNTPRMLPISLFSPASASVGVYTFYLGVETRWSVKTVLLGQFTLLCNPWCQADSVFLQSEELRNEYIRNDNGLLFKGSPSNVVSRSWSFDQYEKGILDICMKMLQVSPQSQADARKDLLNRSNPVYIGRVVSAMVNSQDDRGVLMGNWSGKYSDGINPLMWSGSADILRKWSETQFRPVKYGQCWVFAAVMCTVMRALGIPTRVVTNFNSAHDTNANMVIEEYYTEMGEKLSIGNDSIWNFHVWVESWMTRPDLGGGYDGWQVLDPTPQEQSGGMYRCGPAAVKAVYEQKVNAPYDVPFVYAEVNADVRKIIMRNGKILSTSIDKKRVGPLICTKRPGPAMAMMDITEDYKTERDQPANDMSRTNVRSIEAATERVAPQGIDVSLQLLKAPVLGEIISFSVTITNKVAIPKLLRKHVNAQKKEYHRDPTGTIWEAHDDLKIGPYETVTVKHEISFDEYMIQEAAEDNLVNLAVVIEDVKSQERVLASEEFNICSPSLNIQIQNEHSVSINTQQVAVVTFTNPFKVAVSGKLIVSGSGLFEETFQMSLMIQPRETMRRSVRFIPRTTGARMLQASLLLTDQSTVLRGFKTINVQA; encoded by the exons ATGGATG AGTACGAGCTCCGAAATGTTCACCTGCAGAAGAGCCAGAACCAGATCCGGCACAAGACCGACGgtctgagctcctccagcaatCTGGTGCTGCGGAGAGGACAGCCGTTCACCATCCTCATCAACAATGATGGACGGCCATTCGATCCGCTCAGGGAGAAACTAGTCTTCAAAATCGTTCttg GGCCGCTGGTTGTGGAGGTGCCCGTCTCCGTGTCTGGACAGCCTTCTGCGTCTCAATGGAGTGCTTTTCTGGAGAAGAGCCCAGTGGACCTAAACACACCCCGCATGCTACCCATATCTCTGTTCAGCCCTGCATCTGCGTCTGTAGGAGTCTATACGTTTTACCTGGGAGTCGAGACCCGCTGGAGtgtgaaaactgttttgctCGGCCAGTTCACACTCCTCTGCAACCCCTGGTGTCAAG CGGATTCAGTGTTCCTGCAGTCGGAGGAGCTGAGGAATGAATACATCAGGAATGACAACGGCCTGCTGTTTAAAGGCAGCCCCAGTAACGTCGTCTCCAGATCTTGGTCTTTTGATCAG TATGAAAAGGGGATACTGGACATCTGTATGAAAATGCTGCAGGTGAGTCCTCAATCTCAGGCCGACGCGAGAAAAGATCTGCTCAACCGCAGCAATCCGGTGTACATCGGCCGCGTGGTCTCAGCCATG GTGAACAGTCAGGACGATCGAGGGGTGTTAATGGGAAACTGGTCTGGAAAATACAGCGACGGAATCAACCCCTTGATGTGGTCCGGCAGCGCGGATATTCTCAGGAAGTGGTCGGAAACGCAATTCAGGCCTGTGAAATACGGACAGTGCTGGGTCTTCGCCGCTGTCATGTGTACAG tAATGAGAGCCCTCGGCATTCCAACTCGAGTGGTCACCAACTTTAACTCCGCTCACGACACAAACGCCAACATGGTGATTGAGGAATATTACACAGAGATGGGGGAAAAGCTGTCCATCGGCAATGATAGCATCTG GAACTTCCATGTGTGGGTGGAGAGTTGGATGACGAGGCCCGATCTGGGTGGAGGTTACGACGGCTGGCAGGTTCTTGACCCCACGCCCCAAGAGCAGAGTGGAG GAATGTACCGCTGCGGCCCTGCTGCTGTGAAAGCCGTTTATGAGCAGAAGGTGAACGCGCCATACGACGTACCGTTCGTTTACGCAGAAGTCAATGCAGATGTGCGCAAAATAATCATGAGAAATGGGAAGATATTATCAACCAGCATTGACAAAAAGAGAGTTGGACCCCTGATCTGCACCAAACGTCCCGGACCAGCCATGGCTATGATGGACATCACAGAAGATTACAAAACCGAGAGAG ATCAACCGGCAAATGATATGTCCAGAACTAATG TTCGAAGTATTGAAGCTGCTACTGAAAGAGTCG CGCCTCAAGGCATTGATGTTTCTCTCCAGCTTCTGAAAGCCCCTGTACTCGGAGAAATCATTTCTTTTAGTGTCACAATCACTAACAAAGTGGCAATTCCAAAATTGCTGAGAAAACATGTGAACGCTCAGAAAAAAGAGTACCACCGTGATCCCACTGGAACCATCTGGGAGGCTCATGACGATCTGAAGATCGGCCCGTATGAAA CTGTGACTGTAAAACATGAGATCTCCTTCGACGAGTACATGATTCAGGAGGCTGCGGAGGATAACCTGGTTAACCTGGCTGTGGTTATAGAGGACGTGAAGTCTCAGGAGAGAGTGCTGGCTTCAGAAGAGTTTAACATCTGCAGCCCTTCCCTCAATATACAG ATTCAAAATGAGCATTCAGTCAGCATTAACACACAGCAAGTTGCAGTGGTGACCTTTACCAACCCGTTCAAGGTTGCAGTGAGCGGTAAACTCATCGTATCGGGCTCTGGACTCTTCGAGGAGACATTCCAGATGAG
- the LOC137093429 gene encoding uncharacterized protein translates to MTENGISASQWFAEHILQNTAVDFSNRPQDVTQYRMEIALFLLRQSDDLSDLCHFCGEAEIFEDAKDDDDAKDADDDAEDDTKDADGDIQWISCDYCGRWFHMKCVGNPSTEDEYKCASCSK, encoded by the exons ATGACAGAAAATGGCATTTCAGCTTCACAATGG TTTGCAGAACACATTCTGCAAAACACTGCAGTTGACTTCTCCAACAGGCCACAAGATGTAACCCAATACAGAATGGAGATTGCTTTATTTTTGCTCCGCCAATCTG ATGACCTAAGTGATCTGTGCCACTTTTGTGGGGAGGCAGAAATCTTTGAAGATGccaaagatgatgatgatgcaaaAGACGCAGATGATGATGCAGAGGATGACACAAAAGATGCAGATGGAGATATCCAATGG atttccTGTGACTACTGTGGGCGCTGGTTCCACATGAAGTGTGTGGGCAATCCATCTACAGAAGATGAATACAAATGTGCTTCTTGCAGTAAATGA